A single region of the Streptomyces sp. NBC_01803 genome encodes:
- a CDS encoding helix-turn-helix transcriptional regulator: MNALRDHAEWRRIALGPGDRPLDLMTARFDRHRYAPHAHEEFAIGACTAGLESIRYRGADHLAGPGTVVILQPGEAHTGGPADACGMAYRVLYPMPDLVAEGVRSRPWFPDPVVYDPELAAALTRLHRDAEDGLRTESALLCLFADLARRWAGARPADPAPGCHTIARAVRTRLADEPRTPPTLAEIAAGLGLSRWQVLRAFRAAEGMPPYAWLAQYRVTRARGLLDAGHRPAEAAALVGFADQAHLTRWFRRVLGVTPGAYRNSVQDAPLRPG; encoded by the coding sequence ATGAACGCCCTACGGGACCACGCCGAGTGGCGGCGGATCGCCCTCGGCCCGGGCGATCGTCCCCTGGACCTGATGACCGCCCGGTTCGACCGGCACCGTTACGCGCCGCACGCGCACGAGGAATTCGCCATCGGCGCGTGCACCGCCGGACTGGAGAGCATCCGGTACCGGGGCGCCGACCACCTCGCCGGCCCCGGCACCGTCGTGATCCTCCAGCCCGGCGAGGCCCACACCGGCGGCCCGGCCGACGCCTGCGGCATGGCCTACCGCGTGCTCTACCCGATGCCCGACCTGGTCGCGGAGGGCGTCCGGAGCCGCCCCTGGTTCCCCGACCCCGTCGTGTACGACCCCGAGCTGGCCGCCGCGCTCACCCGGCTCCACCGCGACGCGGAGGACGGGCTGCGCACCGAGTCCGCGCTGCTGTGCCTCTTCGCCGACCTCGCCCGCCGCTGGGCCGGAGCCCGCCCGGCCGACCCCGCGCCGGGCTGCCACACCATCGCGCGCGCCGTGCGCACCCGGCTCGCGGACGAGCCGCGCACGCCGCCGACGCTGGCCGAGATCGCCGCCGGACTCGGGCTCTCCCGCTGGCAGGTGCTGCGCGCCTTCCGCGCGGCGGAGGGAATGCCGCCGTACGCCTGGCTGGCCCAGTACCGCGTCACCCGCGCGCGTGGACTGCTGGACGCCGGCCACCGCCCGGCCGAGGCGGCGGCGCTGGTCGGCTTCGCGGATCAGGCCCATCTGACGCGCTGGTTCCGGCGCGTGCTGGGCGTCACGCCGGGCGCGTACCGCAACAGCGTTCAAGACGCGCCCCTTCGTCCCGGATGA